A region from the Aphis gossypii isolate Hap1 chromosome 1, ASM2018417v2, whole genome shotgun sequence genome encodes:
- the LOC114128921 gene encoding uncharacterized protein LOC114128921, translating to MSRKSCTDDDIVEGLLGAAGRLCDESRIRTLCVDARRAFLRQPMLLRLQAPIKVVGDLHGQFCDLIRLFDVTGRPPKADFLFLGDFVDRGPQSVEVITLLLALKIRYPENVHLLRGNHECRAVNIRYGFYRECRSRYGLLTGTRLWRAFNRTFDCMPVAAVISGLIFCTHGGLSPDLQHMAQIDRIRRPTTVPRRGMLCDLLWSDPAAVPIQGWRKNVRRNVSYVFGADRVADFLSRFRLQMVVRAHQCVDGGYQYFAGRKLVTVFSAPDYNGYGLPGAVMSVSKHFECTFQLIPVVAATHKRQISVRRTASKKPKSC from the exons ATGTCTCGAAAAAGCTGTACCGACGACGATATCGTCGAAGGCCTGCTGGGTGCTGCGGGCCGTCTCTGCGACGAATCGCGCATACGGACGCTGTGCGTGGACGCCAGGCGCGCGTTCCTCCGGCAACCCATGTTGCTGCGGCTGCAGGCCCCCATCAAAGTGGTCGGAGATTTGCACGGCCAGTTCTGCGACCTGATCCGGTTGTTCGACGTGACCGGCCGGCCCCCGAAAGCCGACTTCCTGTTCCTGGGCGATTTTGTGGACCGCGGCCCTCAGTCCGTCGAA GTGATCACTCTACTGCTGGCTCTCAAGATTCGATATCCGGAAAACGTTCACTTGCTCCGAGGGAACCACGAGTGCCGTGCCGTGAACATCAGGTACGGTTTCTATCGCGAGTGCCGGTCCCGATACGGCCTGCTCACGGGCACCCGGTTGTGGCGAGCGTTCAACCGGACGTTCGATTGCATGCCGGTCGCTGCGGTTATCAGCGGCCTTATTTTCTGCACGCACGGAGGCCTCAGCCCCGATCTGCAACACATGGCTCAGATCGACCGGATCCGAAGGCCCACCACGGTGCCCAGGCGCGGCATGTTGTGCGATCTGCTGTGGTCCGATCCGGCCGCGGTCCCTATTCAGGGCTGGCGCAAAAACGTTCGCCGGAACGTGTCGTACGTGTTCGGCGCCGACCGGGTGGCCGATTTCTTGTCCCGATTTCGGTTACAGATGGTAGTCAGGGCTCACCAG TGCGTGGATGGCGGTTACCAATATTTTGCGGGCCGCAAGCTTGTGACTGTGTTCAGCGCACCCGATTACAATGGATACGGTTTGCCGGGCGCCGTTATGTCCGTTAGTAAACATTTCGAGTGCACGTTCCAGCTGATACCAGTTGTCGCAGCAACGCACAAACGTCAAATTTCAGTGCGGAGGACGGCCAGCAAAAAACCAAAATCGTGTTAG